In Halobaculum magnesiiphilum, the following proteins share a genomic window:
- a CDS encoding Rieske 2Fe-2S domain-containing protein has translation MSADDDKYPGESGRRRFVKGVVGGAALAGVGATGSAAVNSLTTSPGRGGGATEAMAIENTAGPAPRGMPQVPIEIQSDGTIQGVWPEVSQETVQGQTINVAEMDLGGKTYSTEWFQYCGVETYEGIQPTYESDNVFYVGSAPGFEWQNDIEAGTALNISMFDDYETWGNGVGVAGIGKPGTANWRSQDTEDTIPVNVLRSTIIEQLAENGQAPAPDQDEPYTVTSDVQQWLQASTSQGVIAWLNKCTHFCCVPGFKAEGGTKFNAANEVYCPCHQSVYEPFSIVPTLFTARPRPDE, from the coding sequence CGAGTCCGGCCGTCGCCGGTTCGTCAAGGGCGTCGTTGGCGGAGCGGCCCTCGCGGGCGTCGGGGCCACCGGGTCGGCTGCCGTCAACAGCCTCACCACCTCCCCGGGGCGCGGCGGGGGGGCCACCGAGGCGATGGCGATCGAGAACACCGCGGGCCCGGCGCCGCGCGGCATGCCGCAGGTCCCCATCGAGATCCAAAGCGACGGGACGATCCAGGGCGTCTGGCCGGAGGTGAGCCAGGAGACGGTGCAGGGCCAGACGATCAACGTCGCCGAGATGGATCTGGGCGGCAAGACGTACTCCACGGAGTGGTTCCAGTACTGCGGCGTCGAGACGTACGAGGGGATCCAGCCGACCTACGAGTCGGACAACGTGTTCTACGTCGGCAGCGCCCCCGGCTTCGAGTGGCAAAACGACATCGAGGCCGGCACCGCCCTCAACATCAGCATGTTCGACGACTACGAGACGTGGGGCAACGGGGTCGGCGTCGCCGGCATCGGCAAGCCCGGCACCGCCAACTGGCGTTCCCAGGACACCGAGGACACGATCCCGGTGAACGTCCTCCGGTCGACGATCATCGAGCAGCTCGCGGAGAACGGGCAGGCGCCCGCCCCGGACCAGGACGAGCCGTACACCGTTACCTCGGACGTCCAGCAGTGGCTCCAGGCGTCGACCTCCCAGGGCGTCATCGCGTGGCTCAACAAGTGCACCCACTTCTGTTGCGTGCCCGGCTTCAAGGCCGAGGGCGGCACGAAGTTCAACGCGGCCAACGAGGTGTACTGCCCGTGCCACCAGTCGGTGTATGAGCCGTTCAGCATCGTCCCGACGCTGTTCACCGCGCGCCCGCGCCCCGACGAGTAG
- the trpD gene encoding anthranilate phosphoribosyltransferase, translating to MSIQDHIERVTEGEDLSVAAAREASTAVFEGATEAQIGALLAGLRAKGETEAEIAGFAQGMREAARTIEPDAGPLVDTCGTGGDDYDTINVSTTSAIVAAGAGVTVAKHGNYSVSSSSGSADVLEVAGVEVDAEPPAVEDAIERDGIGFMLATVFHPAMKAVIGPRQELGMRTIFNVLGPLTNPAGADAQVLGVYDPDLVPVIAESLTHMPVERALVVHGDGADEIGLHGPTTVAEVDGDEVTEFTLTPEDIGLDRAPVADIAGGTPEENAEDLTGIVRGDVTGPKRDVILANAGAAIYVAGLADSIEEGTEVAANAIDEGDAAATFEALRS from the coding sequence ATGAGTATACAAGATCACATCGAGCGCGTGACGGAGGGGGAGGACCTGAGCGTCGCGGCGGCCCGCGAGGCGTCGACGGCAGTGTTCGAGGGGGCGACCGAGGCGCAGATCGGCGCGTTGCTCGCGGGGTTGCGCGCGAAAGGCGAGACGGAGGCCGAGATCGCCGGGTTCGCACAGGGGATGCGCGAGGCCGCGCGGACGATCGAGCCCGACGCCGGCCCGCTCGTCGACACCTGCGGCACCGGCGGCGACGACTACGACACGATCAACGTCTCGACCACGTCGGCGATCGTCGCCGCCGGGGCGGGCGTCACCGTCGCCAAGCACGGCAACTACTCCGTCTCCTCGTCGTCGGGCTCGGCGGACGTGCTGGAGGTTGCGGGCGTCGAGGTCGACGCCGAGCCGCCGGCCGTCGAGGACGCCATCGAGCGCGACGGCATCGGCTTCATGCTCGCGACGGTGTTCCACCCCGCGATGAAGGCCGTCATCGGCCCGCGCCAAGAGCTCGGGATGCGGACGATCTTCAACGTCCTCGGGCCGCTCACCAACCCCGCGGGCGCCGACGCGCAGGTGCTCGGCGTGTACGACCCGGATCTCGTCCCGGTCATCGCCGAGTCGCTCACGCACATGCCCGTCGAGCGCGCGCTCGTCGTCCACGGCGACGGCGCCGACGAGATCGGGCTCCACGGTCCGACGACGGTCGCCGAGGTCGACGGCGACGAGGTCACCGAGTTCACCCTCACCCCCGAGGACATCGGCCTCGACCGCGCCCCCGTCGCCGACATCGCCGGCGGCACCCCCGAGGAGAACGCCGAGGACCTGACGGGGATCGTCCGCGGCGACGTGACCGGCCCGAAGCGCGACGTGATCCTCGCGAACGCGGGCGCCGCGATCTACGTCGCCGGCCTCGCCGACTCGATCGAGGAGGGAACCGAGGTGGCGGCGAACGCCATCGACGAGGGCGACGCCGCCGCGACGTTCGAGGCGCTCCGGAGCTGA
- a CDS encoding phosphoribosylanthranilate isomerase, protein MVRVKICGVTNGADLRAVADAGADAVGVISEVSVDTPREVDLAQAADLLSMAPPLLTTVLVTMPETAGDAVDAVRTVTPDVVQLHGEFSPEEIGYIRAETETKVVPVVDYDEPDRARKLDEAADALLVDSTDEDGGGGTGETGDWTAAADLRRELVSPVVLAGGLTPENVADAAATVEPFAVDVASGVERSPGAKDHAAVSRFVRNAGRALGEAEEVYE, encoded by the coding sequence ATGGTCCGCGTGAAGATCTGCGGCGTCACCAACGGCGCCGACCTCCGCGCGGTCGCCGACGCCGGCGCCGACGCCGTCGGCGTCATCTCCGAGGTGTCGGTCGACACGCCCCGCGAGGTCGACCTCGCGCAGGCGGCGGACCTGCTGTCGATGGCGCCGCCGCTGCTCACGACGGTGCTCGTCACGATGCCCGAGACCGCCGGGGACGCCGTCGACGCCGTCCGGACCGTGACGCCGGACGTGGTCCAGCTCCACGGCGAGTTTTCGCCCGAGGAGATCGGCTACATCCGCGCGGAGACCGAGACGAAGGTCGTCCCGGTGGTCGACTACGACGAGCCCGACCGCGCGCGGAAGCTGGACGAGGCAGCGGACGCGCTGCTGGTCGACTCGACCGACGAGGACGGCGGCGGCGGCACCGGGGAAACGGGCGACTGGACGGCCGCGGCCGACCTGCGCCGAGAGCTCGTCTCCCCGGTCGTACTGGCGGGCGGCCTGACCCCCGAGAACGTCGCCGACGCGGCCGCGACCGTCGAGCCGTTCGCCGTCGACGTCGCCAGCGGCGTCGAGCGCTCGCCCGGCGCGAAGGACCACGCGGCCGTCTCGCGGTTCGTCCGCAACGCCGGGCGCGCGCTCGGCGAGGCCGAGGAGGTGTACGAGTGA
- the trpE gene encoding anthranilate synthase component I has translation MTREGEQSEPGVHLSRSREAFVDLVESTDCDGPCVVHATAELGVDVEPLTAYAALADRSNHSFLLESAEKVASSDPDGAFAPSSRGRAGTGSDGGDARSDGGTDGTAERHARYSFVGYDPEAVIAVGPDGTDLQRLGPAADYVDVRGPAAGDTVDRVRAALPDLDRVGFPDNDRQTLDGGLVGFLAYDAVYDLWLGEVGVDRPDPVVPDAEFVLTTRTLAFDDREGSVSLVFTPIVGDDDPGAVYDRLADEAADVASTLRNAEAPATGGVRVDRETAGPREEYEDAVRETKEAVLDGEVYQGVISRTRTLEGEVDDLGLYESLRAVNPSPYMYLLRHGDRSVIGASPETLVSVDGDRVVSNPIAGTIRRGTSPVEDRKLAGELLADGKERAEHTMLVDLARNDVRRVSEAGSVRVEEFMNVLKYSHVQHIESTVTGTVAADADAFDATRATFPAGTLTGAPKVRAMELIDELELEPRGVYGGGVGYYSWTGDADFAIVIRTATVEHGVPRSGTGSRATEPRDGGVGPDRLTVRAGAGVVADSDPASEYEETEQKMAGVLDAVDRIRVERAARSRSRAEGSRDDETQSVSNHAADGRAAEPRDDDGDGTEDEGEQPTETSTDTPEVDR, from the coding sequence GTGACCCGCGAGGGCGAGCAGAGCGAGCCCGGCGTTCACCTCTCGCGCTCCCGCGAGGCGTTCGTCGACCTGGTCGAGTCGACCGACTGCGACGGCCCGTGCGTCGTCCACGCGACCGCCGAGTTGGGCGTCGACGTGGAGCCGCTGACCGCCTACGCGGCGCTCGCGGATCGCTCGAACCACTCGTTCCTGCTGGAGAGCGCCGAGAAGGTCGCCTCCAGCGACCCCGACGGCGCGTTCGCGCCGAGTTCGCGCGGCCGCGCCGGCACCGGAAGCGACGGCGGCGACGCGAGGAGCGACGGCGGCACCGACGGCACCGCCGAGCGCCACGCGCGCTACTCGTTCGTCGGCTACGACCCCGAGGCGGTGATCGCGGTCGGCCCCGACGGCACCGACCTTCAGCGGCTGGGACCGGCCGCCGACTACGTCGACGTTCGCGGCCCCGCCGCCGGCGACACCGTCGACCGCGTGCGCGCCGCCCTGCCCGACCTCGACCGCGTGGGCTTCCCGGACAACGACCGCCAGACGCTCGACGGCGGGCTCGTCGGTTTCCTCGCGTACGACGCGGTGTACGACCTGTGGCTCGGGGAGGTCGGCGTCGACCGCCCCGACCCCGTCGTGCCGGACGCCGAGTTCGTGCTCACCACCAGAACGCTCGCGTTCGACGACCGCGAGGGGAGCGTCTCGCTCGTGTTCACGCCGATCGTCGGCGACGACGACCCCGGCGCGGTGTACGACCGCCTGGCCGACGAGGCGGCCGATGTGGCGTCGACCCTCCGGAACGCCGAGGCGCCCGCGACGGGCGGCGTCCGCGTCGACCGCGAGACGGCCGGCCCGCGCGAGGAGTACGAGGACGCCGTCCGCGAGACGAAGGAGGCCGTCCTCGACGGCGAGGTGTACCAGGGCGTGATCTCCCGCACGCGGACGCTGGAGGGCGAGGTGGACGACCTCGGCCTGTACGAGTCGCTTCGGGCGGTGAACCCCTCGCCGTACATGTACCTGCTGCGCCACGGCGACCGCTCGGTGATCGGCGCGTCCCCGGAGACGCTCGTCTCCGTCGACGGCGACCGCGTCGTCTCCAACCCCATCGCGGGCACGATCCGGCGGGGGACCTCGCCCGTCGAGGACCGGAAGCTGGCGGGCGAGTTGTTGGCTGACGGCAAGGAGCGCGCCGAGCACACGATGCTCGTGGACCTGGCGCGCAACGACGTTCGCCGCGTGAGCGAGGCGGGGAGCGTCCGCGTCGAGGAGTTCATGAACGTCCTGAAGTACAGCCACGTCCAGCACATCGAGTCGACCGTGACTGGGACGGTCGCGGCCGACGCGGACGCCTTCGACGCGACGCGGGCGACGTTCCCCGCGGGCACCCTCACCGGCGCGCCGAAGGTGCGGGCGATGGAGCTGATCGACGAGCTGGAGCTGGAGCCGCGGGGGGTGTACGGCGGCGGCGTCGGCTACTACTCGTGGACCGGCGACGCCGACTTCGCGATCGTGATCCGGACGGCGACGGTGGAACACGGCGTGCCGCGAAGCGGCACGGGAAGTCGAGCGACGGAGCCGCGAGACGGCGGGGTCGGCCCCGACCGCCTGACCGTCCGCGCGGGCGCCGGCGTCGTCGCCGACTCGGACCCGGCCAGCGAGTACGAGGAGACCGAGCAGAAGATGGCCGGCGTGCTCGACGCCGTCGACCGGATCCGGGTCGAGCGCGCGGCGCGAAGTCGTTCGAGAGCCGAAGGCTCTCGTGATGACGAGACGCAAAGCGTCTCGAACCACGCCGCGGACGGCCGAGCGGCGGAGCCGCGAGACGACGACGGCGACGGGACCGAGGACGAGGGTGAGCAGCCGACGGAGACCTCGACGGACACCCCGGAGGTGGACCGGTGA